The Astatotilapia calliptera chromosome 19, fAstCal1.2, whole genome shotgun sequence DNA segment CACGCTCGACTTGTGtgtaaattgtacattttctcTGTTCCACAGTTACAGCGGACGATATGATGAAGTACTGTGCTGCAGCTGCTCAACGTAAAGGGAAGACCAGAGGACGAACcagatgtttgtatatgtagtTGTCTCTTATGAAATATTACTGAGATTGAATTTTTATaccttgtgtttttatgtgaacCAGGTGTCTTGTAAATATGTATTTCATTCTGAAATAAACTTTAACACTTTTGTATACAGCTCTTTGTGTCTGGATTGTGTTATAGTATGTGACATGACAAACGAAAACTAGAGTCGCACAGGTTGCACAggtgtctgtgttttgtgggtACAACCAtcagcaggtggcagcaaaCTTCAAGTACTTGGATCAGTTCCTCTCAGACTGGGCACATCCTCTGTGGACAAACACATTTCTCTCGCTGTGCTAAACAGGCAGAGTTTCAACCTTTTAGTCAAAGTATGTAAGTTTTTGTCTGCAATGATAATGAGATTCTGATCCagccttccttttttttttttttttttttttttcttcacagctgACCTTGAGGATCTCCtatcaaatgtatttattaaaacacaagaCCCAGAGGTTGAACAGAACCAGACCTCTGCAGCAGACGATTTGGCTGCAGTCGTCCCTGCTGGACACGACCTTGAGGCGCAGTCATCACTTTCTCTTTGGCTGCTGCGTGTCACTGACGATGACTGGTTTCAGGGTCAGGTATTGTGCGCCGTGAGTAATTGTTCTTGGCGGTCGCTGCGTCTTTACAGAAATCAATCATGTGGCGTGTTTTTACAGATATTAGCTTGGATGAGCGCGCTTCCTGGAGCTCGTGGCGAATGTGCTCTGTGAGCTGTTGAGTCACATCCCGTGCTCAGCGGGCCAGTTGTGGCTCCGGTCTTAGGGGAGCTCTTGCAGTTGGTGTCCGAGGGCACCGCTTGATTTCTGGCTGAGTGAGCAGACAGCTGCTGGCAAGCAAGGCGTCAAGTTGTCTGCACATTTCTTGATAAGGCTTTAAGAATCTCGGAGATGGACATAAAAGACTTGAAAGAGAGTTGCTTTTGAAGCTGCACTGAGTTATAGATGAGATTCAGTGCAAAACATCCTTACATTTAAAGCAGATGGATAGATGGTGGTATGAATTACTTTAATAGGCTGGATAAATGTATATAATCCCAAAATACAGTACTCGTAAAGTTGGAAGATCTCTCCATGATGTATCTATACCCGTTAGTTGTTGAGGATGCTGGTGCTTCCCTACCCTGCATGTTTAATGCCATAATGGTGTGATGACTTCATGTAACTTGAAAACATAAGAGTGCAGCTGTTCAGGTTTTCAGCACAACCCTATCCATGACaccaaaaatgacaacaaggTCACGACATGCTCTCCTCACACCAAGAATGGTCCACGACTgcgaggaggagaagaagcgaGGGGGGGTTACGCACAGTCACCCACAGCGCTCCAGACAGGACCGACTGCGGTCGGCCAGCGGGAGCACGTGGCTTTGTCTTTCACCCATTCTTTTTGGGGGACCAGCTGTGGTCTGAGTGTGCTGAGCGTTGAGCCCAGTGATGCTGCTGCTATAAATATGCGTCAACGAGTGTGAGTAAGTGACAGCTGTACAGTGGACCAAGGACACACTGTCTTGGCACTGTCAGGGTGAGCGAGTCCAAAAAAGGCAAAGCCACTGTGAGGGCACTAGTTGATATGTATTTATGCACTTTGCAGCAACTGATGTGTGATGTTTAGGTTGCTGATTATTATTAATGCCTTCGATCCTGCTTTTAAGCGTGGGACCAAACCACGCTTAAAAGCAGTGGTTTTAACCCTAACCCCCCCCCAATCATGTCAGTTGGGGAGTAAATGAAGATTTCTTTACTGGAAAGTGTTtcgatttttctgaaagtcgaaaTAACGTGCTCCTTCAAAATTAAGTGGATGATAACAAGATGCGCGTGTGTGTTAATATGGAAAGGGAGAGGGTGGGtggaaaaagtgtttgtgtgcgtgcgtgctgtCTGTACACAAGTGCAtgtgtgactgtgtttgtgtgccctTTTCAAGTGTGaccacctgtcttttgttaagaaataaataaataaacacaggcCACACCAGCTGTCCCTGGCAGTCTGTCCCTTCAGAGGTCAAGGGCTCCCACCGCTGGCCTTGTTGAGGTGGTGGACACTTACAACTTTCCTCTCAACTTCTCTCAAGTATCTCTAAACaccacgcgcacacacagaagcacacaaGCAAAGGCTCTTGGAGGCAAATGAGCTAAGCTTTGAGCCTCAGAGAGGAATGTTTTATTACACCATTGAGTTACACTGCACATATCCCAGCTCGTCACCCTGCAGCTAAGCCCTATCACATGGCCCCTGCTTTCCATGTGAAGGTTTTGgtccataacacacacacacacacacacacacacacattcagtcaCCAGGCAGTTTTAAGCCCTGGCTCTCGTTTGGCAGATGCGAGATGTTGGTGCCAGTGGGAGCTCCGAGGCCTCGCTGCTGTGGATGTTTACAGGTTGAGGTGGCCACCGTGTTGCAGAGGGTCCTTATTTGCTGTGAGCTGGCTGGAGCTTTTTGGGGGGAGAGGAGGGGTGTTTATAAACGATCTTGGGAGGACGTTGTTTTCTTTATGTCGGAGCTGCCTGGCCAGCGCCGCTGTGTCGTCTGTTTGTGCATAAAGTACGTGCTGGGGAGCTGGGCCAGACAATAGCCTGGCTGAGCTACTACCCACGCGCACAATAGAGTGGTGAGATGAGGCCGAGGTTTGGGGCCATGGTTTTGGGGACTGTGGGGGTGGAGGCAGGGGCAGATGGATGCAGCCCTTGTCTATATGGCGTTCCCAGAAAGGGTGAGATGGGATTTGGGGGAGGGTGGTGGGAACCCGAGCACATCCCTATTGGGATCACGTAGCAGAGCAGCTGGATTTCTTTCATGGTGCAGCAGGGAAATAATTAAAAGTTCTCGCCATTGAAAATGTCCAGTGAATTGGCATGAAGTTccttgcagacacacacacagacattggttaatgtgtttatatacaCATACGTGTGTGTAGTTTGTTGTAGCGGGAACAATCAAGTTGAGTTTAAGTAATAATTACAAGAGAGTCAACTGGGTTTGTTTATGCCAGGTTTATCTCCTTTGGAGAGTACTGGCAACAGGTCAGAAAACAATAGGGGCCCCATCCTGAAATTGCTCCGTCCTTGAGTTCAGTTTATGGTTTCAGAGGGATCGGGCCTGTAAGACCAGCAGTATTATCACATTGTGTTGTCTCTGTACACATTGCAGCGATGCCCACACACACTGTCTGCCTGATTGTTGCTCCTGTGTGTCAGGCGAGGGCTCCTCGATAACGTTCTTGGGTTGTCAGAGTCTACTTTTATGTCCTTGATAATTTGTCAGTAGTAGCTGGAAAGTAGCTAGAAATAACCAAACTCCACaccaaaaaagaaagttgttccATTTAATTCTAATCTTAATAAAGACCTAAATCAAGATTGTCACATttccacagcacacacacacaagcacactcggaaaaaaaaggaaaatgcacgTACAGTTATAGATCAACGTAAATTGCCCCAATATCTAAGCCATGTCAATTCTCCTTAAAGATTGTCCTCTAATCTCTACACCACTAACACTGAAGCAATTTTTTACTATAAAATATACCTTTcttattaaaaaattatattaaattcTAATGGCACTTCTACAAATTCtattaaaaagatttgtttgacatttaggttttttcctcctttttttcttttaaaccaaATTAAACTGAAGACAGTCAAAATGTTGCACAAGAAGCATATGCAATAAATATTTCTCATGATTATACACAATTTCACAGTTGTAACCTGCAGAGGACAAAATTCCAGTTGTTTTTAGACTCCAAGGATGATACAGCAACGAGTTAGGCAAACGCCGCCCTCGATTGAGAGTAGCACTGTTTCAAGTCAacaatccatttaaaaaaacaaacaaacaaaaaaactgtgtttcacattcaacagtgacagtaaaaaaaaaaaaagtggaacaaGTTGTTAGCTCCCAGTAGTATTGGCTATTGATAAaagccaaaaaacacaaaaaaagtccagaaacaaaaatttattcacacacatttcaaaAACTTCAGTGTAATCTCTTGCAAAGCAGCTATAAGAAATGCACTTCCACATTTTACTTTAGTCTTAAGTTGACATTTTGATATGATTTAACATAAAACAGCAgggttctttcttttctccttttttttgtaatgtttcaGCGGGCCACTGTTGCTGTGATACCAACTTCACCGCTGCCTTCACATCAAGGGCGAAAACTGTACAGTATAGAAAACAGGGCTTCTCCAGATGCAACACCTATGCGTGTGTCTACAAGGCACATTTGGTGATCATCCTGGAGCTATAAATAAAGActtcaaaacaagagaaagaatCCTTTACATGATGTTAGTTTTCTACCTCTTTACACATGTACATTAGAGAACAAATTCAACTCGCACCGTGTACAAATGTtcctttaacaaacaaaaccaaaacagactCACAGAATCTACATCTGCTGTGTGTTCTGATTGAAATCTGTCATCAGCACTAAGACACATCTAACTGAAATAGATCTACTGTTCTGATAAGGTACTAAAGTGATGCAAGCATGACAAACAGGAGTGCGTACATCCACCTCGCCCTGTAGCTGACTTCAGGTCAGGGAGTAGAAtttaaaagaaaggagaaaaaaaaagggggggggggggggggggggcatttttttcttgctgaaaACCCAAAGTAAATTATTTCATatgcatattttgtttttttaaaggtcgTACTGActgaaaaagcattttaaatttgaactttttctcttttcttttttttttttttttttttttaaacactgaggGGAGGGGGTGGGCAATACTCTTGATTGATGCGCAACCAAATGACGCTGATATCTCCTCAATGCAGAGGAACAATGAAGCATTTATCTACTGCATGCCGGGATGACAAAGGGGGGTAGGGGTGTTCTTTGATGCCTCCAAACAATACACCTGTTTACAATCTCCTTGGCCTCCCTTTGCCAAATACATTTCTCACATTCCAGTGGCTCCATTCAGAAAGTGCAAAGAGAGACTTGAACCGCTTTTGGGGGACGACGACAATACCTGTATTGTCATTTCTATAGGTACCCAGTGCTGTATTGGTGTGGCTGTGCTTGTGAACAACTGTTTCTTCTGGTAGAACAGCCATCCTAGCAGTATTTACTGCTCTGATTTGTGGTGAGGCAGGGTCCAATAAAGTCAATGAAGAATATGGAAAAAGAGCCAAACCTCCAGCCCCCCGGGGAAAATGTGACGCTCAAGAGTCTCCAGCCTTAAACATGACACCTGACTATCCAAATCTTAAATGGGTTgtaacatggaaaaaaaaaaaaaaaaaaaaaaatcatttgataaatataatatatatttacattaaatataCAAATTGTAGGAAATAGCAGCCTAGACAATAGTGTTGAAACTATATGCATGCTAAAATCAAGTGCTTCTCTATATTCCGTTTGACAAATCTTGAATACTCCGTAGAGATTTCTACACCatatattaaaatacaaatacagtaaCTTCAATttgcacagaaaaaacaaaacaaaaagtggacAGTctgccccaaaaaacaacagctAATGAGTACCAAGATCGCTAGGCAAGATGCAATGTCTTTCAAGCTTATAGAAATAAGAGCTACCGCTACAGTAAACCCCTGAACCAAGTCAgactaataaataaattccgATCAAGTCTTCTCAGGACAGATTAGACAAAAATCATGAACTTTTAGTGCTACACCCCCTGGTAATAAATCCAAACAGCATCTAAATGAACAGACAGAAGAAATCCAAGAGCAGCATCGCTAAAGGCTCCAACGTCCTCAGTAGCAACTTAAAACACATCCAGTAAATTTGTGTGAAAAggttatgaaaaagaaagaaagaaaaagaaaaggtcagTAGATTAAGCTGAATGGCACAGCTTTGATGGTAACAATAGAGAAGATACTGGACATCCACCTGTCTCCTTCCATCCCCCATCTGCCTGCTAAAGAGCCTGTCCCGAACACTGTCAGCAAACCCTTTAAACTAAGAAATGAAGGTATTTACTCACAACTGTGCGTTTTTGACAAAAAGGTTGACATAAGTTTGGTTTATTACATTCTAATTTTATTAAGGGCACTCACGGATTAACTGGCTTCCACAGTAGAGGATTACCTTTGTTACTACCTGGTATGTGGAGTGTAAtccagattattattttttttttttttagatgcctgacagctgaactgaatttaaccaaaaggcatcaCATTGTCATCTCATTCTTGTCTTTGTAAGTACACTAAGTGAAGTTTTGAGCGTTACAGTAGGCACCAGTGTTACAGGGGTTACCTTTAAAATACTCTTAACCTCTTTAAGTGGGTATTCTACGCTCGCTCACGTGAACAACTAAAGAGGTGGTGTTGGTGCGATGGTATGCTTGCCTCttctcacaaaaacaacatagaaACTTCATTTCAATGAAACCAAacattttacctccacaaaaagaaagaaagaaagaaagaatactTCCAGTAGTCAGACTTCATTACTTTTGCTGCCTTGTGATAAGTTTACTTGTTAAGGACTAAACAAATCCCCCCAAATAAATAATTAGAATAATGTAGGTGTTAAAAATAATCATATATTGCTACTCGCGGACGGTTCTGATCTCCCATGTGCACCAATAAACTTTGACGATTGTATTAACGTATGTTAGCTTTAGCTATCATCCAGTTGCCCACAGAGTGTGAACGCAagatgcttttttcccctcatctaTCGGCAAATACACACCTCAAATAATCTCAGACTGACACAAAAGACAGGAAAACAAGTGCATCATCTGATTTGTTCGCCTTCATTGACACTGATCTGATGTTTTTCAACAGCATCCGTGTCAAGCTTATCAGCCTGTGCCACTGACTAACCGTCTTTTACCATCATGTACAGCTATGATGACAGTCCAGCACAGGAAACAGCTTAAACGTTGCTACATGTTTAACTTGAGAAATGCCACGTGGGGGTAGAATCCAAAAGATATGTCTCAGACAAACTGCCAGCATGTTTATATAGTAATGGGAAAATTGATCAGTAGTAGTATTCAGTGTATGAAAGAGACATTCTGTCTTGTGTCGTGGCACCGGTGAGAGGCGTTTTATCCGATGGCGAGAGTCTTGACAAGGCCACAGTGAAACTTCCTGATGTGGCGGTAGAGGTCCCCAGACTGGGTGAAGCGCCGCTCGCACCACTTGCAGGCGTGAGGCTTCTCCCGTGTGTGAACTACAGCGTGCCGACTTAAGTTGTGGGAGTACTGGAAGCTCTTGCCGCACTGACCACAGGTATATGGCTTCTCACCAGAGTGTGTGCGCTCGTGACGCTTAAGGGTGTACATGCAAGAGAAGGTCTTGTTGCACTGCATGCAGGTGGGGACCGAGCCGTCGGGGGACAGCTTGGAACGGGCACCGTCCTTTTCGCGGAAGTGTGAGCTGAGGTGCAGTTGCAGCACGTGGGGGCTGGGGAAGACTTTGCTGCAGAGGGGACACATGCACACCTGTTGCCCCGGGGGCAGCAGTACTCCACTGGAGGTGGAAATGTCTGAAGAGGCCAAgtcgtcttcctcctcctcctcgctgtCCCCCAGCAGTCTACCCCTCCCATCCACCTCCCTGCCTGGGGcgctctccctccctctgcagGCCTCCCCCTCCtcgtccatcaggtcctcctcCTGGGAGAGCAGGGCGGCTGTGGAACCGTTGTTGCCTGGGAAGAGGGCAGCGAACCCTGTCACCACTGAGCTCCTGGCACTATTCCCAAAGCGCTGGCTCTCAGGGCTCATCGGCTCACTGTCCTCCTGCTCTGACAGCAAGTCGTGTTCGTCTTTAACAAGTGGCTCAGTGCCCTGCTGCTGGCTGTCGAGGGCCAGCTGTCCCGAGACGTAGGAGGGGTGTAAGGGATCTCTGCTAGACAGAGGCTTGAAAGACAAATCCAGTGCACAGTCCATGTCATCTGAAGCCCGGGACCTCTGGGACAGCAATACGGTGGAACTACTGAcatcagcttttgtttttccagctgtTTGGACGCAGGGCTCGGCCTCTGCTGACACATAATTGACACCTACAAGGTCCGGGGACCTGCCAGAGTGACCGTTTGCCTTCTGCCTGCTCTGCATAGACCTATCACAATCTGTGACAGCCAGCCTGACTTCAGTGTTGTCCATGTCAAACTCTTCCGCCGGGGGGGCCCTGTGAAGCCCCTGAGACGGTGTCTGGGGCTGTCGCTGAATGAGCTGCTTACTGTGCAGCTCACCATCTGAGGAATTTTCCCTGTCCAGACAGCTGAGCCCCAAACCCTCTCCCATTTTTTCATCCAGGGAGG contains these protein-coding regions:
- the zbtb42 gene encoding zinc finger and BTB domain-containing protein 18.2 isoform X2 produces the protein MEFPDHSRQLLQCLSQQRHQGFLCDCTVLVGEARFKAHRAVLASCSMYFHLFYRDQLDKRDVVHLNSDIVTAPAFSLLLEFMYEGKLEFSALPVEDVLAAASYLHMYDIVKVCKGKLKDKELSSLDEKMGEGLGLSCLDRENSSDGELHSKQLIQRQPQTPSQGLHRAPPAEEFDMDNTEVRLAVTDCDRSMQSRQKANGHSGRSPDLVGVNYVSAEAEPCVQTAGKTKADVSSSTVLLSQRSRASDDMDCALDLSFKPLSSRDPLHPSYVSGQLALDSQQQGTEPLVKDEHDLLSEQEDSEPMSPESQRFGNSARSSVVTGFAALFPGNNGSTAALLSQEEDLMDEEGEACRGRESAPGREVDGRGRLLGDSEEEEEDDLASSDISTSSGVLLPPGQQVCMCPLCSKVFPSPHVLQLHLSSHFREKDGARSKLSPDGSVPTCMQCNKTFSCMYTLKRHERTHSGEKPYTCGQCGKSFQYSHNLSRHAVVHTREKPHACKWCERRFTQSGDLYRHIRKFHCGLVKTLAIG
- the zbtb42 gene encoding zinc finger and BTB domain-containing protein 18.2 isoform X1 — translated: MGYEGRMEFPDHSRQLLQCLSQQRHQGFLCDCTVLVGEARFKAHRAVLASCSMYFHLFYRDQLDKRDVVHLNSDIVTAPAFSLLLEFMYEGKLEFSALPVEDVLAAASYLHMYDIVKVCKGKLKDKELSSLDEKMGEGLGLSCLDRENSSDGELHSKQLIQRQPQTPSQGLHRAPPAEEFDMDNTEVRLAVTDCDRSMQSRQKANGHSGRSPDLVGVNYVSAEAEPCVQTAGKTKADVSSSTVLLSQRSRASDDMDCALDLSFKPLSSRDPLHPSYVSGQLALDSQQQGTEPLVKDEHDLLSEQEDSEPMSPESQRFGNSARSSVVTGFAALFPGNNGSTAALLSQEEDLMDEEGEACRGRESAPGREVDGRGRLLGDSEEEEEDDLASSDISTSSGVLLPPGQQVCMCPLCSKVFPSPHVLQLHLSSHFREKDGARSKLSPDGSVPTCMQCNKTFSCMYTLKRHERTHSGEKPYTCGQCGKSFQYSHNLSRHAVVHTREKPHACKWCERRFTQSGDLYRHIRKFHCGLVKTLAIG